A genomic segment from Meiothermus sp. QL-1 encodes:
- a CDS encoding response regulator transcription factor, producing MSSPTDTLDRVALVLVVEDEPEIAEILEGYLRREGFRTDRASDGRQALSLIRAARPDLILLDIMLPEMDGLELLRRIRSQDNTPVILLTARAEDLDKLLGLELGADDYVTKPFSPREVVARVKAVLRRVVMAEAPKVLLRVGPLEIDTEKVVARLGATRLELTPTEFRLLEVLARTPGKAFTRAELLEAAMPESSALERVVDVHLKNLRRKLEAAGGAGLLETVRGVGYRLWVDV from the coding sequence ATGTCCTCGCCTACCGATACACTGGATAGGGTGGCGCTGGTACTGGTGGTGGAAGACGAACCGGAGATCGCCGAAATCCTAGAGGGCTATCTGCGCCGGGAGGGTTTCCGCACCGACCGGGCCTCGGATGGGCGACAGGCCCTGAGCCTAATCCGGGCTGCCCGACCTGACTTGATCCTTCTAGACATCATGCTGCCAGAGATGGACGGTCTGGAGCTGCTCAGGCGCATCCGCAGCCAGGATAACACCCCGGTTATTTTGCTCACCGCCCGAGCCGAGGATCTGGATAAGCTGCTCGGTCTCGAGCTCGGTGCGGACGACTACGTGACCAAGCCCTTCAGCCCCCGTGAGGTGGTGGCTCGAGTCAAGGCCGTTTTGCGCCGGGTGGTGATGGCTGAGGCTCCCAAGGTCCTTTTGCGGGTGGGCCCCCTGGAGATCGACACCGAGAAGGTAGTGGCGCGCCTGGGCGCTACCCGCCTTGAGCTTACCCCCACCGAGTTCCGCTTGCTGGAGGTTCTGGCCCGCACGCCGGGCAAGGCCTTTACCCGAGCTGAGCTGCTAGAGGCGGCCATGCCTGAATCCAGTGCTTTAGAGCGGGTGGTGGACGTGCACCTCAAAAACCTACGCCGAAAACTGGAGGCTGCGGGGGGAGCTGGGCTTTTGGAGACCGTGCGGGGGGTGGGATATCGCCTTTGGGTAGATGTCTAA
- a CDS encoding HU family DNA-binding protein: MAKATAKKTKTKADLIDQVAAAAGLKKKDAKAAVDAFISKIEDALKSGSKVQLTGFGTFEVRSRKARTGVKPGTTQKIKIPASKYPAFKPGKALKEAVKK, encoded by the coding sequence ATGGCGAAAGCGACTGCGAAGAAGACCAAGACCAAAGCCGACCTGATCGATCAAGTAGCCGCGGCAGCGGGCCTCAAAAAGAAGGACGCCAAGGCCGCGGTGGACGCTTTTATCAGCAAAATTGAGGACGCTCTCAAGTCCGGCAGCAAGGTCCAGCTCACCGGCTTCGGCACCTTCGAGGTGCGCAGCCGCAAGGCTCGCACCGGGGTGAAGCCCGGCACCACCCAAAAGATCAAGATCCCCGCCTCCAAGTACCCCGCCTTCAAGCCGGGCAAAGCCCTGAAAGAGGCTGTCAAGAAGTAG
- a CDS encoding aromatic ring-hydroxylating dioxygenase subunit alpha: MEKLEVHPEIAKAATLPAEFYKDPALYEAAKERVFAQSWQWLGDTDDLKAPGSIKPLVLLEGCLDEPLLLTRDFDDRLHLLSNVCTHRGMLVAETAGQARYLRCRYHGRRFGLDGCFQAMPEFEGVEGFPSPEDDLPRVALGVWRGKFLFASLKPKVPLEEVLRPIEERLGWLPLQEFYFEPTRARDYLVRAHWALYCDNYLEGFHIPYIHASLNSAIDYSSYTTETYRWCSLQLGVAAPGEPAFDLPKDAPDYGRRIAAYYYWVFPNLMLNFYPWGLSVNLVRPLGPELTKVSFLPYVWDPSKLEEGAGAALDRVEREDEVVVEAVQKGIKSRLYRRGRFSVKREAGVHHFHRLLAEALVG, from the coding sequence ATGGAGAAGCTGGAGGTCCACCCCGAGATTGCCAAGGCTGCCACCCTACCTGCCGAGTTCTACAAGGACCCTGCCCTCTACGAGGCCGCAAAAGAGCGGGTCTTTGCCCAAAGCTGGCAGTGGTTGGGCGATACCGACGACCTCAAGGCCCCGGGCAGCATAAAGCCCCTGGTGCTCCTCGAGGGCTGTCTGGACGAGCCCCTGCTCCTTACCCGCGACTTCGACGACCGTTTGCATCTTCTTTCCAACGTCTGCACCCACCGGGGGATGCTGGTGGCCGAGACCGCGGGCCAGGCCCGCTACCTGCGCTGCCGCTACCACGGGCGGCGCTTCGGTTTGGACGGCTGCTTCCAGGCCATGCCGGAGTTCGAGGGGGTGGAGGGGTTCCCAAGCCCCGAGGACGACCTGCCCAGGGTGGCCCTTGGCGTTTGGCGGGGCAAGTTCCTGTTTGCCAGCCTGAAGCCCAAGGTGCCCCTTGAAGAGGTGCTGCGGCCCATTGAGGAGCGCCTGGGCTGGTTGCCCCTGCAGGAGTTCTACTTTGAGCCCACCCGGGCCCGCGACTATCTGGTGCGGGCCCACTGGGCGCTTTACTGCGACAACTACCTGGAGGGGTTTCACATCCCCTACATTCACGCCTCGCTCAACAGCGCCATCGATTACAGCAGCTACACCACCGAAACCTACCGGTGGTGCAGCCTGCAGCTCGGGGTGGCCGCCCCCGGTGAGCCCGCCTTCGACCTGCCCAAAGACGCCCCCGACTACGGCCGACGCATCGCGGCCTACTACTACTGGGTCTTCCCCAACCTGATGCTCAACTTCTACCCCTGGGGCCTCTCGGTGAACCTGGTGCGCCCCCTGGGGCCAGAGCTCACCAAGGTGTCCTTCCTGCCCTATGTGTGGGACCCGAGCAAGCTGGAGGAGGGGGCCGGGGCAGCCTTGGACCGGGTGGAGCGCGAGGACGAGGTGGTGGTGGAGGCAGTGCAGAAGGGCATCAAATCCCGCCTTTACCGCCGGGGGCGCTTCAGCGTGAAGCGGGAGGCGGGGGTGCACCACTTCCATCGGCTGCTGGCCGAGGCCTTGGTAGGATAG
- a CDS encoding response regulator transcription factor, protein MRLLLVEDEPNIARPLLRLLEAQGHQVRHAPDLAIARTLLAEAEPDLIILDVRLPESEDGGFILAKEARGAGYKGPILFMTARDALEDRVRGLDEGGDDYVVKPFELPELLARVRALLRRVSEVKQSRVQHGPLELDLAGRSVRWAGRLVELSPREYALLERLALYPGRVYSPEELLDLVWGEEASDTGVVKVCVHHLRSKLDPRVVRTVPGGYRLGIEP, encoded by the coding sequence ATGCGGCTTTTGCTGGTCGAAGACGAGCCCAACATCGCTCGTCCCCTCTTGAGGCTCCTAGAGGCCCAGGGACATCAGGTGCGCCACGCCCCCGACCTCGCCATCGCCCGAACCCTGCTGGCCGAGGCCGAGCCCGACCTGATAATCCTGGACGTGCGGCTGCCAGAGTCGGAGGACGGGGGTTTCATCCTGGCCAAGGAGGCGCGTGGGGCCGGTTACAAAGGGCCCATCCTCTTCATGACCGCCCGCGATGCCCTGGAGGACCGGGTACGAGGCCTGGACGAAGGAGGGGACGACTACGTGGTCAAGCCCTTTGAGCTGCCCGAGCTCCTGGCCCGGGTGCGGGCTTTACTGCGCCGGGTGAGCGAGGTGAAGCAAAGCCGGGTGCAGCACGGCCCCCTCGAGCTCGACCTGGCAGGCCGCAGCGTGCGCTGGGCAGGACGACTGGTAGAGCTGAGCCCAAGGGAGTATGCCCTGTTGGAACGGCTGGCCCTCTACCCGGGGCGCGTCTACAGCCCGGAGGAGCTGCTCGACCTGGTCTGGGGTGAGGAGGCCTCGGATACTGGAGTGGTCAAGGTCTGCGTGCATCACCTGCGCAGCAAGCTGGACCCCCGGGTGGTGCGCACCGTGCCCGGGGGGTATAGGCTGGGAATCGAGCCATGA
- a CDS encoding 1-acyl-sn-glycerol-3-phosphate acyltransferase — MYAHGLAVYRLSKLLATALLRVLFGFRVEGAEKIPKEGPVILASNHMSFLDPIVMGVACPRVVSYMSRDDLFRYPILRWLLPRLYVIPVARGTGDLGAIKAAIRTLKSGLAIGIFPEGRRSRSGFIEPFKTGTAAIALRTGATIVPAAIIGSDKAWPVGRGPRLRRPIRVVFGEPIPVAPGKTDHQSLEALTERLEAAVTALLPPEYHRRPTV, encoded by the coding sequence ATGTATGCGCACGGCTTGGCGGTCTACAGGTTGTCCAAGCTTCTGGCCACGGCGCTCCTCCGGGTGCTATTCGGCTTTCGGGTGGAGGGGGCCGAGAAAATCCCCAAGGAAGGCCCGGTAATCCTGGCCTCCAACCACATGTCTTTTCTCGACCCCATCGTGATGGGGGTGGCCTGTCCGCGGGTGGTGAGCTACATGTCGCGCGACGACCTTTTCCGATACCCCATTCTGCGCTGGCTGCTGCCGCGGCTTTACGTCATCCCGGTGGCGCGGGGCACAGGCGATCTAGGCGCCATCAAGGCTGCGATCCGCACCCTCAAAAGTGGGCTGGCGATTGGTATCTTTCCCGAGGGCCGGCGCAGTCGCAGCGGCTTTATCGAACCTTTCAAGACCGGCACCGCCGCCATTGCCCTACGCACCGGGGCCACCATCGTTCCAGCCGCCATCATCGGCAGCGACAAGGCCTGGCCGGTGGGCAGGGGCCCCCGCCTGCGGCGGCCCATCCGCGTGGTTTTCGGCGAACCCATCCCGGTGGCCCCTGGTAAGACCGATCACCAAAGCCTGGAGGCTCTCACAGAGCGGCTCGAGGCCGCCGTCACCGCCCTTCTACCCCCTGAATACCACCGGAGGCCCACCGTTTAG
- a CDS encoding cell wall metabolism sensor histidine kinase WalK produces the protein MRFFQRLEVRLSLLMALVAVTTSLITIALNTYQRERTFRELPPEVRDFLRRNEGRPPNLSLTPELKEMLAAGRELRVQMRPSPDPANPNPVFFIAPLDDPTALPVQLQAPPRPRRPSLEVRLQQNLLIAGLVAAVLGVLVALVFARRIARPIEAISAAANSLAQGDLSARIPTPRGEDEVAQLARNFNHMAASLERLEAERKAMIADIAHELRTPLAVMQGRLEAIQDGILPLEQSEVDRLHYQTRLLSRLVEDLRTLSLADAGRLNLVLRELDLGEQVRRLVATFQPALEAKRITLEFKLPSQPVLVQADPDRLAQVVGNLLTNALAHTPEGGRIELEVQAEAAHATLRVRDSGPGIPEEALARVFDRFFRVEASRSRATGGSGLGLSIVKALVELHGGLVAARNHPEGGALFELRLPLRPARSS, from the coding sequence ATGCGCTTCTTCCAGCGCTTAGAGGTTCGTTTAAGCCTGCTGATGGCCCTGGTGGCCGTTACCACCAGTCTGATCACCATCGCCCTCAACACCTATCAGCGCGAGCGCACCTTCCGTGAGCTGCCCCCCGAGGTGCGGGACTTTTTGCGCCGCAATGAGGGTCGCCCACCCAACCTGAGCCTTACCCCCGAGCTGAAGGAGATGCTCGCCGCAGGTCGGGAGCTTAGGGTTCAGATGCGGCCTTCCCCCGATCCCGCCAACCCCAACCCGGTCTTTTTCATCGCCCCACTAGACGATCCCACGGCCCTGCCGGTTCAGCTTCAGGCCCCTCCGCGCCCCCGCCGGCCCAGCCTAGAGGTCCGCTTGCAGCAGAATCTGCTAATCGCTGGTTTGGTGGCCGCGGTTTTGGGGGTTTTGGTGGCGCTAGTTTTTGCTCGCCGAATTGCCAGGCCCATCGAGGCCATCTCCGCCGCAGCCAACAGCCTGGCCCAGGGCGATCTTTCTGCTCGTATTCCCACCCCGCGGGGGGAGGACGAGGTGGCTCAGCTGGCCCGCAACTTCAACCACATGGCTGCCTCGCTGGAGCGGCTAGAGGCTGAGCGAAAGGCCATGATCGCCGACATTGCCCACGAGCTGCGCACACCCCTGGCGGTGATGCAGGGGCGGCTCGAGGCTATTCAAGACGGAATACTGCCCCTGGAGCAGTCTGAGGTGGACCGGCTACACTACCAAACCCGGCTTCTTTCCCGGCTGGTGGAGGACCTGCGCACCCTTTCCCTAGCCGACGCGGGGCGGCTCAACCTGGTGCTGCGGGAGTTGGATCTGGGTGAGCAGGTGCGGCGTCTTGTCGCGACTTTTCAGCCTGCTTTGGAAGCCAAGCGCATCACCCTGGAGTTCAAACTACCTTCCCAACCGGTGCTTGTTCAGGCCGATCCCGACCGGCTGGCCCAGGTGGTAGGCAATCTGCTCACCAACGCCTTGGCCCACACCCCTGAGGGGGGGCGGATTGAGCTGGAGGTGCAGGCTGAAGCAGCCCACGCCACCCTCCGGGTTCGTGACAGCGGCCCGGGAATTCCCGAGGAGGCCTTGGCCCGGGTTTTCGACCGTTTTTTCCGGGTGGAGGCTTCACGCTCCAGGGCCACCGGGGGCAGTGGCCTGGGGCTTTCCATCGTCAAGGCCCTGGTGGAGCTGCACGGAGGTTTGGTCGCGGCCCGGAACCACCCGGAGGGGGGGGCTCTGTTTGAGCTGCGGCTTCCCCTCAGGCCGGCGCGTTCCTCCTAA
- a CDS encoding ABC transporter ATP-binding protein, producing MTVVALEQVRKVYRSGAIEFEALRGVSLQIQQGEMVALMGPSGSGKTTLMQIIGLLDRPTEGRYVLAGRDVTTLTENERAEMRNQEIGFVFQAFHLLPRLNVLENVEVPLTYAGYSPKERRERAIEVLQKVGLGDKLRNLPSQLSGGQKQRVAIARALTMRPSILLADEPTGNLDSKTAVEVMRLFQELNEEGTTVVIVTHEPDIAEYAGRIVRIRDGKVESDVQNPHRRRTVGGLG from the coding sequence ATGACGGTGGTGGCCCTCGAGCAGGTGCGCAAGGTCTACCGCAGTGGAGCCATCGAGTTTGAAGCCCTGAGAGGCGTTTCTTTGCAGATTCAGCAAGGTGAGATGGTGGCCCTGATGGGGCCTTCCGGATCGGGCAAGACCACTTTGATGCAAATCATCGGACTGCTTGACCGGCCCACCGAGGGGCGCTACGTCCTGGCAGGCCGCGATGTCACCACCCTTACCGAGAACGAACGGGCCGAGATGCGCAACCAGGAGATCGGCTTTGTCTTTCAGGCCTTCCACCTTTTGCCGCGCCTAAACGTGCTGGAAAACGTGGAGGTGCCCCTCACCTATGCGGGCTACAGCCCGAAGGAGCGGCGTGAACGAGCCATTGAGGTGCTGCAAAAGGTGGGTTTAGGGGATAAACTGCGCAACCTGCCTTCCCAGCTTTCAGGGGGGCAGAAGCAGCGGGTGGCCATTGCGAGGGCCCTGACTATGCGCCCCTCTATTCTTTTGGCCGATGAGCCTACTGGTAACCTGGACTCCAAGACCGCCGTGGAGGTTATGAGGCTATTCCAGGAGCTCAACGAGGAAGGCACCACCGTGGTTATAGTCACCCACGAGCCTGATATAGCCGAGTACGCTGGGCGCATCGTTCGCATTCGCGACGGAAAGGTTGAGTCTGATGTGCAAAATCCCCATCGCAGGCGCACGGTAGGAGGACTTGGCTAG
- a CDS encoding SDR family NAD(P)-dependent oxidoreductase: MFQGKVVLVTGAARGIGRAIAEAFAREKALLVLCDVRPEGLEIAKRLGALFVYADLSQAAHRERFVEQAVKQWGGVHVLVNNAAIAPPGSALRVGLEDWRQALEVNLTAPMHLSALAAREMAKAGGGAIVNIASVQGLFAEQNNAAYNASKGGLVNLTRSLALDLAPLHIRVNAVAPGAIATEAVLEAIQMSTHPELTRQDWEDLHALRRLGRPEEVAEAVLFLASDKASFITGAILPVDGGMTASFMMAGRPV, encoded by the coding sequence ATGTTTCAGGGCAAGGTCGTGCTTGTTACCGGGGCTGCTCGAGGCATTGGCCGGGCCATCGCCGAGGCCTTCGCGCGGGAAAAAGCCCTCCTGGTCTTGTGCGATGTGCGCCCAGAGGGGCTGGAAATAGCCAAGCGGCTGGGGGCGCTCTTCGTGTACGCAGACCTCTCCCAGGCTGCCCACCGCGAGCGCTTTGTGGAGCAGGCGGTAAAGCAATGGGGCGGGGTGCACGTGCTGGTCAACAACGCGGCCATCGCTCCCCCGGGTTCGGCCCTCAGGGTGGGGCTGGAGGACTGGCGGCAGGCTCTGGAGGTCAACCTGACCGCCCCCATGCACCTCTCAGCCCTGGCGGCGCGAGAGATGGCCAAGGCCGGAGGGGGGGCAATCGTCAACATCGCCAGCGTTCAGGGGCTTTTCGCCGAGCAGAACAACGCGGCCTACAACGCCTCCAAGGGCGGTTTGGTGAACCTGACCCGCTCGCTGGCGCTAGACCTGGCCCCTCTTCACATCCGGGTCAACGCGGTGGCCCCCGGGGCCATCGCCACCGAGGCGGTGCTCGAGGCCATCCAGATGTCCACCCACCCCGAGCTCACCCGCCAGGACTGGGAAGACCTGCACGCCCTAAGAAGGCTTGGAAGGCCTGAGGAGGTGGCCGAGGCGGTGCTCTTTCTGGCCTCGGACAAGGCCAGCTTCATCACCGGGGCCATTCTGCCGGTGGATGGGGGCATGACCGCCAGCTTCATGATGGCTGGAAGGCCGGTTTGA
- a CDS encoding intradiol ring-cleavage dioxygenase, whose amino-acid sequence MDADDKPIGRILSRREVLAALGLGGLLQGQRTPAQAGSPALPACVVRPALTEGPYFVDVRLNRSDIRSDPSTGLVKPGVPLSLRFVVSRVSAAGCAPLPGAMVDIWQCDAQGLYSGVLDRYGDTRGERWLRGYQLTDAQGAAQFTTIYPGWYPGRTVHIHFKIRYQNRDFTSQLFFDDALSDRIFANPPYAKAGTRTRNANDAIFRNGGRQLLLNLAPEGAGYAATFDIGLNF is encoded by the coding sequence ATGGACGCAGACGATAAACCCATCGGACGGATCCTGAGCCGCCGCGAGGTCCTGGCCGCTCTGGGGCTGGGTGGGCTTTTGCAGGGGCAGAGGACCCCTGCCCAGGCAGGCTCGCCCGCCCTGCCCGCGTGCGTGGTGCGCCCAGCCCTGACTGAAGGGCCCTACTTTGTGGACGTGCGTCTCAACCGCTCGGACATCCGCTCCGACCCCAGCACCGGTCTGGTCAAGCCCGGGGTGCCCCTGAGCCTGCGCTTCGTGGTGAGCCGGGTTTCGGCGGCCGGCTGCGCTCCCTTGCCGGGTGCCATGGTGGACATCTGGCAGTGCGATGCTCAAGGGCTTTACTCCGGGGTGCTGGACCGCTACGGCGATACCCGGGGGGAGAGGTGGCTGCGCGGCTACCAGCTCACCGACGCCCAGGGAGCAGCCCAGTTCACCACCATCTACCCCGGATGGTATCCGGGCCGCACCGTGCATATCCACTTCAAAATTCGCTACCAGAACCGCGACTTCACCTCCCAGCTCTTCTTCGACGATGCCCTGAGCGACCGTATTTTTGCTAATCCGCCCTATGCCAAGGCAGGCACCCGCACCCGCAACGCCAACGACGCCATCTTCCGCAACGGGGGTCGGCAGCTCCTCCTCAACCTCGCTCCAGAGGGGGCAGGGTATGCCGCCACCTTTGATATCGGGCTCAATTTCTGA
- a CDS encoding DUF4384 domain-containing protein, whose product MKHLFTALVASLLIALATPVVSPQGIIVNPVPTDLRVRVWLDRDPDGLGSATYHFGEKIRIYVQVNQDAYVYLFNINAGGQIDLILPNPYSPNNHLRAGETRVFPENGARYEFTIAGPAGVDQVLAVASRTPLSLAQIADIRSGRMRVQGAGNLVRALSIAVTPLPDGDWVSHTVRYTVRPPHAEPRPPLFYIAPAPGYEVVWEEREATGYRVAYRGGDVEQVFSHYHRDLLAKGWVKLSFKARGEKKSMAYEALYQRGGDRLEVTVTPRGGELVVRLGWGR is encoded by the coding sequence ATGAAGCACCTTTTCACAGCTCTGGTCGCTTCGCTCCTGATAGCGCTGGCTACCCCGGTGGTGAGCCCGCAGGGCATCATCGTCAACCCAGTGCCCACCGACCTCAGGGTGCGCGTCTGGCTTGACCGCGACCCGGATGGGCTGGGGAGCGCCACCTACCACTTCGGCGAGAAGATCCGCATCTATGTCCAGGTCAACCAGGACGCCTACGTCTACCTCTTCAACATCAACGCCGGTGGTCAGATTGACCTGATCCTACCCAACCCCTACAGCCCCAACAACCACCTGCGCGCGGGCGAGACCCGGGTCTTTCCCGAGAACGGGGCCCGCTACGAGTTCACCATCGCCGGGCCGGCGGGGGTAGACCAGGTGCTGGCGGTGGCCAGCCGTACCCCGCTCTCGCTGGCCCAAATTGCCGATATCAGAAGTGGGCGGATGCGGGTGCAGGGGGCGGGCAACCTGGTCCGGGCCCTCTCGATTGCGGTAACACCCCTGCCCGACGGCGACTGGGTTAGCCACACGGTGCGCTACACCGTCCGGCCCCCCCATGCGGAGCCCAGGCCCCCGCTCTTCTACATCGCGCCCGCGCCAGGCTATGAGGTGGTGTGGGAGGAGCGCGAGGCCACCGGCTACCGGGTGGCCTACCGAGGGGGGGATGTGGAGCAGGTCTTCAGCCACTACCACCGCGATCTGCTGGCCAAAGGCTGGGTAAAGCTGAGCTTCAAGGCCAGGGGTGAGAAAAAGAGCATGGCCTACGAGGCCTTGTACCAGCGGGGTGGGGACCGGCTCGAGGTGACCGTAACCCCTAGGGGTGGGGAGCTGGTGGTGCGGCTGGGGTGGGGGAGGTAG
- a CDS encoding ABC transporter permease, giving the protein MNPLQVFSIAWRAILGNPLRSLLTTLGVIIGVAAVVALTMVGQGSTANITRTLQSLGTNLITIGSATGGRGPGFGLVRSGGPQTITLKDAEAIQTAFAGRIAGIAPALQSNQQVKVGASNLNATVIGTWPDYASVRNAQPVEGAFFTEADLQGRRRVAVIGYGIAQDLFGGQDPIGQRLRVAGISFTVVGVLPDKGDSGFANPNYQVIIPLSTYLQRLSRSSTGEPRVNAIYIQAPDKDVLPRLQQELTEFMAQRRKATDPSEYDFSVQNQADALASVNQVTQSMTLFLGGVAGISLLVGGIGIMNIMLVSVTERTREIGIRKALGAKPRDILTQFLVESVVLSVGGGILGILLGLAMAGSVGQLLRVTPIFDPFSMVLAFVFSVAVGVFFGYYPASRAARLDPVESLRYE; this is encoded by the coding sequence ATGAACCCCCTGCAGGTTTTTTCCATCGCCTGGCGGGCCATTCTGGGTAACCCCTTGCGTTCTCTGCTCACCACCCTGGGCGTCATCATCGGGGTGGCAGCGGTGGTGGCCCTGACCATGGTGGGGCAGGGCTCTACAGCCAACATCACCCGCACCCTGCAGAGCCTGGGCACCAACCTCATCACCATCGGTAGCGCCACCGGGGGGCGGGGCCCTGGCTTTGGCCTGGTGCGGTCTGGCGGACCCCAGACCATTACTCTAAAGGATGCCGAGGCCATCCAGACAGCTTTTGCCGGGCGCATAGCAGGCATTGCTCCTGCCCTGCAAAGCAACCAGCAGGTGAAGGTGGGGGCCAGCAACCTAAACGCCACCGTTATCGGCACCTGGCCTGACTACGCCAGTGTGCGCAACGCCCAACCGGTCGAGGGGGCTTTTTTCACTGAGGCCGATTTGCAAGGCCGCCGGCGCGTGGCGGTGATCGGCTACGGTATCGCCCAGGACCTCTTTGGGGGGCAGGACCCCATCGGCCAGCGCCTGCGCGTAGCAGGCATCTCTTTTACGGTGGTAGGGGTGCTGCCCGATAAGGGCGATTCGGGCTTTGCCAATCCCAACTACCAGGTGATCATTCCGCTTTCCACTTATCTCCAGCGGCTTTCGCGCAGCAGCACGGGAGAGCCTCGGGTAAACGCCATTTATATCCAGGCTCCTGACAAAGATGTTCTGCCCCGGTTGCAGCAGGAGTTGACCGAATTCATGGCCCAGCGGCGCAAGGCAACCGATCCCAGTGAGTACGACTTTAGCGTGCAAAACCAGGCCGATGCACTGGCCTCGGTAAACCAGGTCACCCAGAGCATGACCCTCTTCCTAGGCGGGGTAGCTGGGATTAGCCTTTTGGTGGGTGGAATTGGCATCATGAATATCATGCTGGTTTCAGTGACCGAGCGCACCCGCGAGATCGGCATCCGCAAGGCTTTAGGAGCCAAGCCTCGCGATATTTTGACCCAGTTTTTGGTGGAATCGGTGGTGCTCTCGGTGGGTGGAGGCATTCTTGGAATACTGCTGGGATTGGCCATGGCCGGCAGTGTGGGGCAGCTTTTGCGGGTGACGCCAATTTTTGACCCCTTCAGCATGGTGCTGGCCTTTGTGTTCTCGGTAGCGGTGGGGGTTTTCTTTGGCTACTACCCGGCCTCGAGGGCGGCCCGCCTTGATCCGGTAGAATCGCTCAGGTACGAGTAG
- a CDS encoding HAMP domain-containing sensor histidine kinase codes for MSLRLRLALFIAAAIALALLVQGFLGYARFERLQMGSLERELDAYLGRVAAQADSRPGPHFEPAEEGGRYPYLLGRPLRRLLNPAPPGTVAYARLVREGQVVRVWGNFPGEIPLDDAPQARLEQNWLYKSLYLESGVYVQGALEASQVQRSLAGYRQTVLFTALWVSALGALAAWLLSGPALRPLQHLLQATRRIAESGDLSLRVPQEGSGELRHLSQTFNQMMERLSAFRQREAEFTRHAAHELRTPLTAIRLQLDAQKQGLLSAEETLAAVREEVERMAHLSESLLTLAREGQGQKVGLDLARLAREAAERWGATYQGPESLHLTGDPILLEQALENLLSNARKHAPGSPVGVELEDRPGYVLLRVWDQGPGMPPEALARAAEPFYRAPGVRASGHGLGLSVVARVAQAHEGQLSLQPNHPQGLRAELCLRRNAPA; via the coding sequence ATGAGCCTGCGGCTGCGCCTGGCCCTCTTCATCGCCGCGGCCATCGCCCTGGCCCTTCTGGTGCAGGGCTTTTTGGGGTATGCGCGCTTCGAACGTCTGCAGATGGGCAGCTTGGAGCGCGAACTGGATGCATACCTGGGGCGGGTGGCGGCCCAGGCCGATTCCCGACCGGGTCCCCACTTTGAACCGGCAGAGGAGGGTGGGCGCTACCCCTACCTGCTGGGCCGACCCCTGCGCAGGCTCCTGAATCCGGCCCCACCGGGCACCGTGGCCTACGCCCGGCTGGTGCGGGAGGGGCAGGTGGTAAGGGTCTGGGGCAACTTCCCTGGGGAAATTCCTCTGGACGACGCGCCCCAGGCCCGGCTAGAGCAAAACTGGCTCTACAAGAGCCTCTACCTGGAAAGCGGGGTCTATGTGCAGGGGGCCCTCGAGGCCAGCCAGGTGCAGCGCAGCCTGGCCGGTTACCGCCAGACGGTGCTCTTCACCGCGCTTTGGGTCTCGGCCCTGGGGGCCCTGGCGGCCTGGCTTCTAAGCGGCCCCGCGCTAAGACCCCTGCAGCACCTCCTCCAGGCCACCCGTCGCATCGCCGAGTCGGGCGACCTGAGCCTCAGGGTGCCCCAAGAAGGGAGCGGGGAGCTGCGCCATCTGAGCCAGACCTTCAACCAGATGATGGAACGGCTCTCGGCTTTCCGCCAGCGCGAAGCCGAGTTCACCCGCCACGCCGCCCACGAGCTGCGCACCCCGCTCACCGCCATCCGGCTTCAGCTCGATGCGCAAAAGCAAGGGCTCCTCTCGGCGGAAGAAACCCTGGCTGCCGTGCGGGAGGAGGTCGAGCGCATGGCCCACCTCAGCGAGTCCCTCCTGACCCTGGCCCGCGAGGGGCAGGGTCAGAAGGTGGGCCTTGACCTGGCCCGGCTGGCCCGCGAAGCGGCCGAACGCTGGGGGGCCACCTATCAGGGCCCCGAGAGCCTGCATCTCACCGGTGACCCCATCCTGCTGGAGCAGGCCCTGGAAAACCTGCTCAGCAACGCCAGGAAGCACGCCCCCGGCAGCCCCGTGGGGGTGGAGCTGGAAGATCGGCCCGGCTACGTTCTACTACGGGTGTGGGATCAAGGCCCCGGCATGCCCCCCGAGGCCCTGGCCCGGGCCGCCGAGCCCTTCTATCGAGCCCCGGGGGTGCGGGCATCAGGGCATGGGCTGGGCCTCTCGGTGGTGGCCCGGGTAGCCCAGGCTCACGAAGGGCAACTCTCACTCCAGCCCAACCACCCCCAGGGGCTGCGGGCCGAGCTCTGCCTTAGGAGGAACGCGCCGGCCTGA